ATCTCGATCTGGCTGAGTCGGTTGTAGCGCTCGGGGACTTCTTCCTTCACCTCCAGCACTTCCCCGCGGATGTTGGCCGCGGCCGCCTGCTTCATGGTTTCGTCGTCGTTGCTGCTGAACTCGACGTGGTACCGATGCGGCATCAGTCCGAGATCGGCGGAGACCTCGTAGCGGCCGTTCCTGACGTAGCCGCCGGAGGCGCACTGCTGGCTGTCCAACGAAACGAACCGCACGATCCCTCGGGACATCGGCCGTCCCCCAAGGCGGACGGTTCCCGTAAGACCCTGCGTCGGAACCGTTCCGAAGCCGGTGTAGTCGTGAACGATCCAGCCGATCCCCAGCGCAGTCGCCAGGGTGAGGAGAACCTCAAATTGGGTAATTTTCATAATATGTTAAGAAACTCCAACTCGGGACGAGGCCCCGCTCGTCTTCAGCGGCCCTCAAGGGAGCCGTGCGGCGGTCGGTTGGGTGGGGCCTGTGGGGGCGCTCTGTTCAGCGCCTGAGGAGCTACGGCGGGTGAGCGTCCTCCGGCCGGCGGGGAGAAGCCGGGCGCGGGCGGGACGGTCGGGAGGCGTCGTCGTGGTTCGGGAACCTCGCCGACGCTCAGGATTATACCCGAGTTCAGCTCGCGCCGCCACCGGAATGCCGACGCAATCGGGCCGATCGAATCAATCCGGCACGCTGGTCAGGCGGAAGCTTTCGGTGGAGACGCTGTAGCGGGGGGCCAGGACCTCGCGGGAACGCCGCAGCAGCCAGTGGCCGCAGGGGACGAGCAGGGGGCGGACCAGCACGGCGTCGACCGTGATGCCGACCACCAGGGCAAAGCCCAACTGCTGGAGCGAGCCCAGCGGGCTGAACAGGAACGAGGCGAAGCTGCACGCCGTGATCGCCGCGGCCGACGTGATCAGGCCGCCGGTCTGGCCGATCGCCCGGACGATGCCGCCCCGGAACCCGTGCTCGGCGGTCTCCTCGTGGAGCCTCGTCATCAGGAAGACGTTGTAGTCCACTCCCACCGCCACCAGCAGCACGAAGAGGAAGTACGGGACCTTCCAGTCGAGCCCTTCCGCCCCCAGCATCGTGACGAACACCAGGTGGGTCGCCCCCAGCGCGAAGGCGTAGGTCAGGACCATCGTGGCGACCAGGTTGAAGCAGGCCAGCGGATCGCGGAGGGCGATTAGCAGCACGAGGAAGACCCCCAGCGGGACCACGAACCAGCTCTGGACCTGGTCGGCGCGGGTCATCTTGCGGACGTCGGCCGACTCGGCGTTGGCCCCGGCGACGTACGCCCGGACCTCGTGCACGCCCTCGTAATCGGCCAGGTAGTCTTGCAGCCGGCGGCGGATCGTCTCCACCTGGCTCATCGCACCATCCGAGAAGACCCGATCCTTGAGCGTCAGGTCGATCCGGGCGTGGCGGCCGTCCGGCGTGATGTAAGCCGCGAAGCTCTTGAGCAGGTCCGGGTTCTGTTCGACCGTCTCGGGCGTGATCAGGAGCCGGTCGAGGGCGATCCGACCCAGGGGATCGGTCAGGATCGCGCTGACCTCGCGATGGGCCCGCTCGGCGCCGGCCGCGATCTGCCCTGCGCCCTCGGCGGCCCGGGTCAATTCGCGGAGCAGCGTCTGGGCGGGCTTCTCCGGCGGCGTCGATGGGGTGGAAGGGGCCTCGGGCGCGATCTGGGTCGGGGCCGCGGGGGCAGTCGCGACGTTGGTTGCTGGGGACGTCGATGGTTCCGACTTTGGCGCGGCGCCGCCGCCGACGAGCCGGACGGCCGCGTCGAAGAGGCCGGCGTTGCGTTCGCCCACACGACGACGAGCGCCGTCCTTGGCCCCCTGAAGGGCCGTCTGAGCCCCTTCGAGGGCCACCTGGTTGAACGCCGAGGCCAGCGCCGGGACGTTCCACGTCGCCGGGGCGCCCTGGGCCCAGAGCATGGCGGTCGAGGCCGTGCGCATCCCCTGGGCGATCGCCTCCGGGGACGACGGGGCGGGCTTCGGCTGCTGCTGCTGCGGCTGCGGGGTCTCGGCGGGAGGCTTCGGGGCGGCTGGGCCGCTCATGTTCAGGCCGAGCTTCTCCTCCATCCAGAGGGCCGCGCGGAGCTTGGCCGCGCCGGTGTTGAGCCCTTCTTCCAGGCTCAAGGCCCCATCGGCGAGTTGCTGAAAGCCCTGGTTCACCTCGCCGAACCGC
This sequence is a window from Paludisphaera rhizosphaerae. Protein-coding genes within it:
- a CDS encoding MMPL family transporter — encoded protein: MPLLESIKTASSRHPIWVTLAWLALAAGVGLKAPDLTRLAAEGQSKLLGEEAESRRAAELVRICWPDSAYESTAVAAMTRPGGLTEADHRFAAALAKRFEAADRPSTILRVLGPESQKEIAERLVSRDGTAELVVAPLDATNVAPAAHEAVAWMQEQAEALAKASPDAAGLQILWTGDSVIGRDFMRLVQVSLDRAAVVTVILLLIVLIVVYRSFWLALVPLATIGVSLVISRSLLAWLCGVGWQISPLVELFLVALLFGTGTDFCLFLSWRFGEHFNPRNPAGVMRMTLARSFVPLVTSAGTIMVGLLLMGTTQFKLFSTTGPSVALGLAISLLATLTLTPALLVLLAKVRPSCFEAFGAAPSGWWESMGRKAMTRPFRSWALTLGAMLPLAALASQTRFVMDLISEMPADSESAQNLRLVLDKFDAGMTAPVTIVLESDVDLRESTGLAMIDDVSRLLSNQRRNGEVRSATQPLGSPEPLRRARLASRFGEVNQGFQQLADGALSLEEGLNTGAAKLRAALWMEEKLGLNMSGPAAPKPPAETPQPQQQQPKPAPSSPEAIAQGMRTASTAMLWAQGAPATWNVPALASAFNQVALEGAQTALQGAKDGARRRVGERNAGLFDAAVRLVGGGAAPKSEPSTSPATNVATAPAAPTQIAPEAPSTPSTPPEKPAQTLLRELTRAAEGAGQIAAGAERAHREVSAILTDPLGRIALDRLLITPETVEQNPDLLKSFAAYITPDGRHARIDLTLKDRVFSDGAMSQVETIRRRLQDYLADYEGVHEVRAYVAGANAESADVRKMTRADQVQSWFVVPLGVFLVLLIALRDPLACFNLVATMVLTYAFALGATHLVFVTMLGAEGLDWKVPYFLFVLLVAVGVDYNVFLMTRLHEETAEHGFRGGIVRAIGQTGGLITSAAAITACSFASFLFSPLGSLQQLGFALVVGITVDAVLVRPLLVPCGHWLLRRSREVLAPRYSVSTESFRLTSVPD